Genomic window (Bacteroidota bacterium):
TTTCATATTTTAAATCGGGAGATATTCGTGCAGGTTTAGTTCATAGAATTGACAAAAACACTTCGGGTTTAATAGTAGTTGCCAAAACCGAGCTGGCGAAAAATAAACTTGCACTGCAATTTTATGAACATACTATAGAAAGAAAATATCAAACTTTAGTATGGGGATCTTTCGAGAATCAAACAGGTACTATCGAAGGAAATATTGGCAGAAGCCTGAAAGACAGAAAAATAATGACAGTTTTTCCGCAAGGAGAATTAGGCAAACATGCAATTACCCATTACAAAGTTTTGGAAGAATTCGGATATATTAGTTTGATTGAATGTAAATTAGAAACGGGTAGAACTCACCAGATAAGGACGCATTTAAAATATATAAAACATCCTGTTTTTAATGATGAAACCTACGGCGGTAACCAGATTTTGAAAGGAACTACTTTTTCTAAATATAAACAATTTGTAGCGAATTGTTTTAAACTTTTGCCACGTCAGGCACTTCATGCCAAATCGCTTGGTTTTGTTCATCCAAGTACAAACAAATTTATGTTTTTCGAATCTGATTTGCCTGAAGATATGACAAATGTAATCCAACGATGGAGAAAATATATTGAAAACAGAGACGTAGATTTAGCATAAAGTTCCATGAAAAAAAATATTGCAATCATCATAGGAGGCAACTCATCGGAAATTGAAATTTCGATAGAAAGTGGCGAACAAATTTTTGAAAATATTGATAGAGAAAAATATATTCCTTATAAAGTATTTTTAAGAGGAAAAGATTGGTTAGTTTCAAATGAAACTTTTGAGAATGTCTCTGTAAACAAAAACGATTTTAGTTTTGTTTTTGAAAATAATGAAATACATTTTGACTGTGCTTTTATAATAATCCACGGAACACCCGGCGAAGACGGAAAACTTCAAGGATACCTGGAATTGTTAGATATTCCGTACACTTCCAGCGGAGTTTTGTCTTCTGCACTTACATTCGATAAATATGCTTGTAAAAACTACTTGAAAACTTATGGAATTCTTTCTCCAAAATCAATTCTTATTTCGATAAATGAAAGAATTGCAGCTGAGCATTTGACTAAGAATTTCGATTTTCCTTTTATTGTAAAACCAAACAGAGGTGGTTCAAGTTTTGGCATATCAATAATAAATAAATTTGAAGATATTGAAACATCACTTCAAGCAGCTTTTTCGGAAGATGATAAAGTGATTGTTGAAGAATTTATCGAAGGAATAGAATTGACTTGTGGTTTATTCGAAACAAAAAAGGAAAAAACAATTTTGCCAATTACCGAAATTGTAAGTAAAAATGCTTTTTTTGATTTTGAAGCAAAATACACTCC
Coding sequences:
- a CDS encoding RluA family pseudouridine synthase, which codes for MSKSDEFQELFEHYRFVADKGQKPLRIDKFLVNRIENSSRNKIQDAAGAGNILVNNSAVKTNYKVKPDDVITIVMSFPPREIEIIPQDIPIDIIYEDSDLLIVNKKPGMVVHPGYGNYSSTLVNAIAFHLQDLSYFKSGDIRAGLVHRIDKNTSGLIVVAKTELAKNKLALQFYEHTIERKYQTLVWGSFENQTGTIEGNIGRSLKDRKIMTVFPQGELGKHAITHYKVLEEFGYISLIECKLETGRTHQIRTHLKYIKHPVFNDETYGGNQILKGTTFSKYKQFVANCFKLLPRQALHAKSLGFVHPSTNKFMFFESDLPEDMTNVIQRWRKYIENRDVDLA
- a CDS encoding D-alanine--D-alanine ligase, with protein sequence MKKNIAIIIGGNSSEIEISIESGEQIFENIDREKYIPYKVFLRGKDWLVSNETFENVSVNKNDFSFVFENNEIHFDCAFIIIHGTPGEDGKLQGYLELLDIPYTSSGVLSSALTFDKYACKNYLKTYGILSPKSILISINERIAAEHLTKNFDFPFIVKPNRGGSSFGISIINKFEDIETSLQAAFSEDDKVIVEEFIEGIELTCGLFETKKEKTILPITEIVSKNAFFDFEAKYTPDMAEEIIPARIAKAVKDNCENLSADIYDILKCKGVIRIDYILKNEKLYFLEVNTIPGMSRNSIVPRQAKAYGKSIKHLISNLIENCLP